A genomic window from Camelina sativa cultivar DH55 chromosome 2, Cs, whole genome shotgun sequence includes:
- the LOC104721123 gene encoding uncharacterized protein LOC104721123, which translates to MDHDGRVLLHSWRAMSRLKDKQEAHFKGFLWAIESMRSHRVDNVIFARQNECLVNSTMKPAAWPSFRYQSMEFSLALKRFKAWKILLENSSSNNGALLIVQSVTNDCTLQSYVAVSHPSWLDGLFAEERRVISA; encoded by the coding sequence ATGGATCATGATGGTCGGGTTTTGTTGCATAGTTGGAGAGCTATGTCCAGGCTGAAAGATAAACAAGAAGCTCATTTCAAAGGTTTCTTATGGGCAATCGAGAGCATGAGGAGTCATAGGGTTGACAATGTTATTTTTGCTCGGCAAAATGAATGTTTGGTTAATTCGACTATGAAACCAGCAGCGTGGCCTTCTTTTAGATACCAATCTATGGAGTTTAGTCTAGCGCTGAAGCGGTTCAAAGCTTGGAAAATTCTTTTGGAAAACTCATCTTCAAACAATGGAGCCCTTCTTATTGTACAGAGTGTTACAAATGATTGTACGTTACAATCTTATGTGGCCGTGAGTCATCCGTCGTGGTTGGATGGATTGTTTGCTGAAGAAAGGAGAGTCATCTCTGCTTGA